The sequence CCAAAGGCGACGTTCTGCATCTCCGCGAACCCAGTAAAGAGGCCGAAGGCCACGTTGTCGAACTCCCACCCCGAGAAGATGACCGCGAGGACGAACGCCGAGACGCCGAACCGGAGCGCCGTCCGTATCAGCGCGTGAATCAGGAGTTCGATGCTCGCGAGGAGGATGAGCGACCCGAGGAGCAGCGTCGCCACCGCGGCCCACCCCGATACTTCGAGGAGTTCACCGCTCTCGCCGCCCTCTTCTTCCGCTTGCGCGGCGACGACCCCCGTCCCCACCGCCGACAACAGTAGTACAACTATCAACACGACGCCCAGACGACGGTTCGCAAATCGCATCGCCGGTCGTTACCGGTGGGGTCTGTTATATCTCCTCATCCGTGTAGGTTCGTACGTTGAATTATTATACATGGTGTAGTTCGGTACCGGAGAGTCCCATTCGGCGGCTTCTCTCTCCGGATTTCGGGTCCCGTTTGCATGTATCGTCGTTCACCGTACCCAGTTCGTGTGCGCTGGTTCGGCGTACGTCCGTACCCCAGAACGGAGGTATAAGCCCCCTGTTGCCAGACCTTTGGGCGAATGCCAGCACACGGTCGCACTCTCGTTACGGTCGCACTATTGCTGTCGCTGCTCGTTGCCTCGCCCGCGGCATCTGCCGTCGCAACCGACCTCGGCGCCGACGCCCCCGTCGGCACCGTCGCCGCCCAGTCGCCCGACGACGGTGGGAACGGAGCGGGCGCCGACGAGGGCGGCGAGGAAGAGGAAGGCGGCATCGAAGGCGCCATCTCCGGGTTCGTCGAGGCACAGGGGACCATCGGGGCTGTCATCGTCCTTCTCGGTGGGATTCTCCTTCTCACCGCCTGTACGGAGAAACTCATCAGTTACCTCGCGCGCGCATCGCTCAACACGCGGATGTCGCTGTTCGCGCTTGCCATCGTCTTCACCGGCTTCGAGTTCGACGATACGATTCTCGCGCTCGTCCTCTCCGGCGGCGGCCTCGAACAGGCCGCGCTCGGGTCGGCGCTCGGGACGGGCCTCGCTATCATTGGTGTGACGCTCGCCATCGCCGCCATCGTCAAGCCGTTCCCCGTGGACCTGCCGACCGACTACATCGTCATCTTCGGCCTCGCGCCGCTGATTCTGGTCCCCTTTGCCCTCATCGGGACACTCACCTTCGTCCACGGCGTCGTCCTGACCGCCTTCTTCCTTTTCGCCTTCGGCTACT is a genomic window of Haloplanus vescus containing:
- a CDS encoding sodium:calcium antiporter, which translates into the protein MPAHGRTLVTVALLLSLLVASPAASAVATDLGADAPVGTVAAQSPDDGGNGAGADEGGEEEEGGIEGAISGFVEAQGTIGAVIVLLGGILLLTACTEKLISYLARASLNTRMSLFALAIVFTGFEFDDTILALVLSGGGLEQAALGSALGTGLAIIGVTLAIAAIVKPFPVDLPTDYIVIFGLAPLILVPFALIGTLTFVHGVVLTAFFLFAFGYFIVRERQRDIPVFRDTELGKELQPDGGVARPHSLDEIPEDRILGDLADSGFVWIGLSIVALAGIVFAAMLLEGGSEVVIEGFGIGETVFGATFLTLILTFEDIMLTLEPVRRGFPEIGVGNVIGSVLFSVTGNVGVVMFLSDVTISSSVLTFHLPFMILVTALAAYFFYTKNVRRWHGVVLGGLYVAYWVISLVVLSGVPVGE